The following coding sequences are from one Neurospora crassa OR74A linkage group I, whole genome shotgun sequence window:
- a CDS encoding translation factor sui1, which translates to MSIENLKTYDPFAEADEEDSGQTKQTQEYIHIRIQQRNGRKTLTTVQGIPKKFDAKKILKVVKKEFACNGTIIGDEDSKMGDVIQLQGDQRAKIKDFLTNKDEGLGLDAKTIKVHGF; encoded by the exons ATGTCAATCGAAAATCTTAAGACCTACG ACCCCTTCGCCGAagccgacgaggaggactcCGGACAGACCAAACAAACCCAGGAGTACATCCATATTCGTATTCAGC AGCGTAATGGACGCAAGACCTTGACTACCGTCCAGGGTATTCCCAAGAAGTTCGATGCCAAGAAGATCCTGAAGGTCGTCAAGAAGGAATTTG CCTGCAATGGCACCATCATTGGCGATGAGGACTCCAAGATGGGCGACGTGATCCAGCTTCAGGGCGATCAGCGCGCCAAGATCAAGGATTTCCTTACCAACAAGGACGAGGGCCTCGGTCTCGATGCGAAGACCATCAAGGTCCACGGTTTCTAA
- a CDS encoding UPF0016 domain-containing protein, translating into MRLRQLLIPSLAATAVIAQSTTESSKQLEKNAAIDSLVDVPPVAKKYGTKDAPVDGKDGKPHAGPFVDFESSAPETTKDLPVLKDRPEDPTIVGGKKIPDTNDGVMDDPNRQGPKEGTTGTSGGVSEKTKERILKENETGEKVENKPQAPKEAPPLPHAEQKKVDKETQDKHGDKAADDITGFEKPANLPDKTHDKSPPLPDSAGRIDHLDVPSGEKTGASLGESGKGTEGVITPFHSFFLSFTMILFSEIGDKTFLVAALMAMKHDRLVVFSGAFAALITMTILSAVLGHAVPTLIPKKITNYLAAALFLVFGARLLREGMAMSPDEGVSAEMQEVEQELEEKEHLARKQGRRRSSVSPYSLEMGLGNRKSRSKSRFPTPPRSPSSSPDARNASPRGRNLTECLAGFNNLVSLLLSPAWVQTFVMTFLGEWGDRSQIATIAMAAGQDYWWVTLGAVVGHGICTSVAVIGGKAIAGKVSLKVITVGGAVAFLVFGVIYLVEGFYS; encoded by the exons ATGAGATTGCGACAGCTTCTCATCCCCTCCCTTGCGGCCACTGCCGTCATCGCGCAGTCGACGACGGAGAGCAGCAAGCAACTCGAGAAGAATGCGGCTATCGATTCCCTAGTCGACGTCCCACCAGTCGCTAAGAAGTATGGCACTAAAGATGCGCCTGTTGATGGCAAGGATGGGAAGCCGCACGCGGGCCCCTTTGTCGACTTCGAGTCTTCTGCTCCCGAAACCACCAAGGACTTGCCTGTTTTGAAAGACCGCCCAGAAGATCCTACAATTGTGGGCGGGAAGAAGATACCCGATACCAACGATGGAGTCATGGACGACCCCAATCGACAGGGGCCCAAAGAAGGCACCACAGGTACAAGCGGCGGTGTAAGCGAGAAGACCAAGGAGAGGATCCTGAAGGAGAACGAGACTGGCGAGAAGGTCGAAAACAAGCCTCAGGCCCCTAAGGaagctcctcctctgccgcACGCagagcagaagaaggtggaCAAAGAAACGCAAGACAAACATGGTGACAAGGCGGCAGACGATATCACGGGCTTCGAG AAGCCAGCAAATCTCCCTGACAAGACACACGACAAATCCCCCCCTCTACCTGACTCGGCGGGAAGAATCGACCATCTAGACGTCCCCAGTGGAGAGAAGACGGGAGCCAGTCTCGGTGAGTCCGGCAAGGGCACTGAAGGCGTCATCACACCTTTCcactctttcttcctttcgttCACCATGATTCTTTTTTCCGAGATCGGTGACAAGACATTCCTCGTTGCAGCCTTGATGGCTATGAAGCACGACCGCCTAGTTGTGTTTTCCGGCGCTTTTGCTGCCTTGATCACCATGACCATCCTCTCAGCCGTCTTGGGACACGCTGTACCCACCCTTATTCCCAAGAAGATCACCAACTACCTGGCTGCCGCTTTGTTCCTTGTCTTTGGAGCTCGGTTGCTCCGTGAGGGTATGGCCATGAGTCCCGATGAAGGCGTTTCCGCCGAGATGCAGGAGGTCGAGCAGGAgcttgaggagaaggaacaCCTTGCCCGTAAGCAGGGCCGCAGGAGGTCGAGCGTCTCCCCCTATAGTCTGGAAATGGGTCTTGGTAACCGCAAGTCTCGCTCCAAGTCCCGATTCCCGACGCCGCCTCGCAGCCCCTCCAGCTCGCCCGATGCACGAAACGCTTCGCCGCGTGGAAGAAACCTTACGGAATGCCTCGCCGGTTTCAACAACCTTGTGTCTCTTCTGCTGAGCCCAGCCTGGGTCCAAACCTTCGTTATGACCTTTTTGGGCGAGTGGGGTGACCGCAGTCAAATTGCAACCATTGCCATGGCGGCTGGTCAGGACTATTGGTGGGTCACGCTCGGAGCTGTTGTCGGCCACGGTATTTGCACGAGTGTTGCCGTCATCGGTGGAAAGGCTATTGCAGGCAAGGTCAGCCTGAAAGTCA TCACCGTCGGTGGTGCTGTtgccttcctcgtcttcggcgTCATTTACCTGGTTGAGGGCTTTTATTCGTAG
- the cys-11 gene encoding sulfate adenylyltransferase encodes MSNPPHGGVLKDLIARDLPRHAELEAEAETLPALLLSERQLCDLELILNGGFSPLEGFMNQEDYNDVVKENRLASGLLFSMPITLDVSEETISELGLKAGARITLRDFRDDRNLAILTVDDVYKPDKALEAKEVFGGDEEHPAVKFLYETAKEYYVGGKLEAVNKLQHYDFVDLRYSPAEIRTHFDKLGWSRVVAFQTRNPMHRAHRELTVRAARSHHANVLIHPVVGLTKPGDIDHFTRVRVYKALLPRYPNGMAVLGLLPLAMRMGGPREAIWHAIIRKNHGATHFIVGRDHAGPGKNSKGVDFYGPYDAQYAVEKYRDELGIEVVPFQMMTYLPDSDEYAPVDQIPKGVRTLNISGTELRARLRSGREIPEWFSYPEVVKVLRESHPPRSQQGFTVLFTGYPNSGKDQIARALQVTLNQQGGRSVSLFLGENIRHELSSELGYNREDRDKNIARIAFVASELTRSGAAVIAAPIAPFEKARQNARELVEKYGDFYLVHVATPLEYCEKTDKRGIYAKARAGEIENFTGVNDPYETPAKPDLVVDCEKQSVRSIVHQIILLLESQGLLDRF; translated from the exons ATGTCCAACCCACCCCACGGCGGCGTCCTCAAGGACCTGATCGCTCGCGATCTCCCTCGCCATGCTGAGCTCGAGGCTGAGGCTGAGACTCTTCCCGCTCTGCTCCTCTCCGAGCGTCAGCTTTGCGATCTTGAGTTGATCCTCAACGGTGGTTTCTCTCCTCTTGAAG GTTTTATGAACCAGGAAGACTACAATGA TGTCGTTAAGGAGAACCGCCTCGCTTCtggcctcctcttctccatgCCCATCACCCTCGATGTGTCCGAGGAAACCATCTCCGAACTCGGCCTGAAGGCGGGCGCCCGCATCACCTTGCGCGATTTCCGCGACGACCGCAACCTCGCCATCCTGACGGTGGATGATGTTTACAAGCCTGACAA GGCTCTTGAAGCCAAGGAGGTATTTGGAGGAGACGAGGAGCACCCCGCTGTCAAGTTCCTTTACGAGACTGCCAAGGAGTACTACGTGGGCGGCAAGCTTGAGGCTGTCAACAAGCTCCAGCACTACGACTTCGTCGACCTTAGAT ACTCGCCCGCGGAGATCCGTACTCACTTTGACAAGCTCGGCTGGTCCCGAGTCGTTGCCTTCCAGACCCGTAACCCCATGCACCGCGCCCACAGAGAGTTGACCGTCCGCGCTGCCCGTTCGCACCATGCCAACGTTCTCATCCACCCCGTCGTCGGCTTGACCAAGCCCGGTGACATTGACCACTTTACCCGTGTGCGCGTCTACAAGGCTCTCCTTCCCAGATACCCCAACGGCATGGCCGTCCTtggtcttcttccccttgccATGCGCATGGGCGGTCCCCGTGAGGCCATCTGGCACGCCATCATCCGCAAGAACCACGGTGCAACCCACTTCATCGTTGGCCGTGACCACGCCGGTCCCGGCAAGAACAGCAAGGGTGTCGACTTCTACGGCCCTTACGATGCGCAGTACGCCGTTGAGAAGTACCGTGACGAGCTCGGTATCGAGGTCGTTCCCTTCCAGATGATGACCTACCTTCCGGACAGCGACGAGTACGCCCCCGTGGACCAGATCCCTAAGGGCGTCCGCACTCTTAACATCTCTGGAACTGAGCTGCGCGCTCGCCTCCGCAGTGGCCGTGAGATTCCCGAGTGGTTTTCCTACCCCGAGGTTGTCAAGGTGCTGCGCGAGTCGCACCCTCCCCGCTCCCAGCAGGGCTTCACTGTTCTCTTTACCGGCTACCCTAACTCCGGCAAGGACCAGATTGCCCGTGCCCTGCAAGTAACACTCAACCAGCAGGGTGGTCGTTCCGTGTCCTTGTTCCTCGGCGAGAACATTCGCCACGAGCTGTCTTCCGAGCTGGGCTACAACCGCGAGGACCGCGACAAGAACATTGCTCGCATTGCCTTTGTTGCTTCTGAGCTGACCAGGTCCGGTGCCGCTGTCATCGCCGCTCCGATTGCCCCCTTCGAGAAGGCCCGCCAGAACGCCCGCGAATTGGTTGAGAAGTACGGCGATTTCTACCTCGTACACGTCGCCACCCCCCTCGAGTACTGCGAGAAGACCGACAAGAGAGGTATCTACGCCAAGGCCCGTGCCGGCGAGATCGAGAACTTCACCGGTGTTAATGACCCATATGAGACCCCTGCCAAGCCTGATCTTGTCGTTGACTGCGAGAAGCAATCCGTGCGCTCCATTGTCCATCAGATCATTCTCTTGTTGGAGAGCCAGGGTCTCCTCGATCGTTTCTAG